The DNA window GACAGCCGCAACGGCCAGTTCTTTACCCGGCTCAATCAGGAGAATCTGCAGGATCATTATGACCGTTATTTTAATGCCATCACCAGAGCTTTTGATCCGCATACCAATTATATGCCGCCCTCGAAAAAGGAAGACTTCGATATCCATATGCGGGGCAGCCTTGAAGGAATAGGGGCGCTGCTGCGTGAGGAAGACGGCTTTATCAAGATTGTCCGCATTATACCCGGCAGTGCCTCCGCCAGGCAGGGCGGTCTGGCCGCCGAGGATATCGTGCTGGAGGTGGCCGAAGGAGATGATGAGCCTGTCGAGGTAACCGATATGCGTTTAAGGGATGCCGTTCGCCTCATCCGCGGACCGAAGGGCACCGAGGTTCGTTTGACGATTAAAAAACCGGATGGGGTGGTCGAGGTTGTCCCTATCATCCGTGACGTGGTTCAGATAGAGGAAACCTTTGTTAAGAGCCATGTTCTGGAGTCAAATGAAGGCGGCAAGATAGGTTATATCAAAATCCCAAGTTTTTATAGAGACTTTGAGATGTCCCGCAATGGGAAAGTTGCCAGGAATTCAACGGACGATACACGGGAAGCCCTGCGTGATATGACAAAAGAGAATGTCTCCGGACTTATTCTTGATCTCAGGGATAACGGTGGCGGATCTTTAGTAGATGCAGTTGATATTACTGGACTTTTCCTTAAGTCGGGGCCGGTAGTACAGGTAAAAAACAGTTTCGGGACCCGCAAAGTTCTCAATGATGAAGACGAAGAACTGGTCTATGACGGTCCGCTTGTGGTGCTTGTCAATCTCTTCTCTGCCTCCGCATCTGAAATTCTTGCCGCCGCCCTGCAGGATTATGGACGAGCGGTTATCGTCGGAGGAAAACACACTCATGGCAAGGGAACGGTACAGACCATTATCGATATGAACGAAAACATCCCGCTTTTGAATTTAAGAAGTTATGATGATCTTGGCGCGATGAAGGTTACCATCCAGAAATTTTATAGAATAAATGGAGGTTCGACCCAGTTTCGCGGAGTGGAGCCGGATGTGGTTCTGCCGAGTCTCTATGAGCACTTGAAGTCCGGCGAACAATATCTTGACTACTCATTGCCTTGGGATCATGTGTCCCCCGTCCCGTATTTCCCTTATGCCACCGGGGGAATCGATCTGAAAAAGATTCAGACAAAGAGCAGCGCCAGGATAGGACAGGAAGAAGGATTGAAAATCATCGCTGAAGAGGCTCTGAAAACGAAAGAACGTGTTGAAAATACACAGATATCTCTGAAAATGGAAGACATGAAGCGGGAGCGTGAGGAATCCATCAGAGCCAGAGAGACGGTTGGCGAACACTTTCAGAATTATCAGCAGGGACAGGATGAAGAGTTTGAGTCATTAGATCCCGATGAGGACCAGTCTGAAAAAGATGAAACCGAAATGCTGAATGAACTGAAAGAGGATGCGTATATAGGTGAGGCTATCAGGGTAATTGATGATATCCTCTCGAAAAATTGAATTCTACCGCAGCCGATTTATCTCCGCTAAGCACAATTCGCACATAACCGAGGGCGGAAGATAGTGCTTGAAAAACCCACTAAAAGATGCTAAAAATGCGCCTTTGTGAATGGTCATTCATTCTGGATGTGTCATCAATTGTGAATGATTCCATGATTTAAATAGGTTGTTGAACAATGGATCTAGCAGAAGCATTCAGGAATTACAGGGAAAAAATAGTTGGGCAGTGGGTAGACTACACCTTGTCAACCTACGAGTCTTCCAAGTTCTTCCGCAAGGAAGGTGATAAATTTGCCAATCCCATCGGCGGAGTTACAAAAGAAGCGCTTGATGCGCTTTTTCTGCTTTTAGCGAAAAATGCAGAGCCGGAAACGTTTATCGCTCCACTGGAAAAAATCATGCGCATCCGCGCGATTCAGGAATTTGCGCCTTCTCAGGCGGTTTCACCTTTTCATGCGGTCAAACATATTACACGAGATGTTTTGGCCGCGGACAAAGAGCGCTGCCATTTAGTGAAGGATTTGTATGATTTTGATTTCGCAGTGGATATGGCAGTACTTGCGGCATTCGACATCTATATGGAATGTCGTGAGAGACTGTATTCCGTCAGGATAGCGGAGATACAATCCGGCAGGAATATGTATACGGACGTCGGGTGCCCTTCAGCATTGCTGCGGGACAGGGAAAAAGAAAAATAGTCTATTATTCAGCGGAATCAAATCTCTGCTATGGTGCACCTCGAATATCATCGCCAACAGGGATCTGGCCTGAAGAATTGCAAGGATAGAAGTCAATAGAAATATCGAGAGTTATTAACCGGTTGCCGGGTGAGATGACAAGGTGCGGAGTTTTCCCTTCCGGTTTCCTAAAACTAGATTTTAATTTGAAGCGAGGTAAGAAATGAAGTACGCCTTCTCATTCCTGGCAGTCATAGGTTTGATAGTGATTGCAGGGCTAGGTTCCCAGATACCGGGGATGCCATACCTGTTTGGGGTTGCATTACCATATCTGGCATTGTTGATTTTCTTGGGTGGCTTTATCTACAGAGTCGTCGGATGGGGCAAGTCGCCGGTTCCTTTTTCCATTCAGACCACCTGTGGCCAGGCAAAATCATTGGATTTTATCAAGCGAAATAAGCTTGAAGCCCCTCACACCACAAGTGAAGTCATCGCACGAATGGCATTAGAAGTGCTGACCTTCAGATCTCTTTTTCGCAATACCAAATCCAAGATGTATGACGGTCCAAAAATTACCTATGAATCTTCGAAATGGTTGTGGCTCTTTGGTCTAATCTTTCACTATTCCTTTCTCGTGATAGTGCTGCGGCATATGCGCCTGTTTTTCAATCCTGTACCGGCATGGATCTCCTGGCTCGAGTTCGGGGACGGCATCTTTCAGGTGGGGGCACCAACGTGGTATATGACCGATGTGCTGTTGGTGATGGCGGTAGCCTATCTTTTTGGAAGGCGTATCTGGAACACCAATATCCGTTACATATCTCTGGTCAACGACTATTTTCCGTTGGTTCTTATCTTCGGCATTGCCGTAACCGGCATTTTGATGAGGTATTTTCTGCGTACCGATATTGATATTGTGACTATAAAACAGCTTGCAGTAGGACTGGTGACCTTTAGCCCGGTAATCGCAACTGAGATCGGAGCCATTTTCTACATTCATCTCTTTCTTGTCTGCGTTCTTCTTATCTACTTTCCTTATAGCAAACTCATGCACTTGGGCGGTGTTTTTCTCAGCCCGACCAGAAATATGAAGAATAACAGCCGTGAGGTTCGTCATATTAATCCCTGGAACGACCCCGAGATAAAACCGCACTCCTATGCGGCCTACGAGGATGAATTCAGGGAATATATGGTTGAAGCCGGCATTCCTGTAGAAAAAGAGTTGCCTCCGCAAAAGGATGAAGAAGTAATTAATTGATCCAACACTAGCTTATAAGGATAACAACGATGGCAGTTCCAAAATTAGAACAATTATCAAAAAGCGTAGTGCAGGGACCATCCTTGGTAACCGGAGCAGTACCGGCCAGAGGCTGGATGGATACCCCTGCCGTTTTCAAGCCGGGGAATTTTGCTTACCCTGCAAAGGCTGATAAGGTTGAATATCTTAACAGTCAGAAAGGCCTGAATTTTCCGAATGCAAGAGAATGGTCGCCGGAAGACGACGACTGGAAACTTCCTGAAAACTGGGAGGAGATTATCCTCAATGGTTTGAAGGAGAGGCTCGATAAATTCCGTTCTCTGAAAATATTCATGGATTGTTGCGTGCGCTGCGGAGCATGTGCCGACAAATGTCACTTCTTTCTGGGCACCGGCGATCCTAAAAATATGCCTGTTCTGCGTGCCGAGCTTCTGCGTTCCGTTTATCGCAATAACTTTACACTTGCCGGGAAGATCATGGGTAAGATGCTGGGGAATCGCGAGATGACCGCGGGCGTGCTCAAAGAATGGTTCATGTATTCCTACCAGTGCACGGAATGTCGAAGATGTTCGGTATTCTGCCCCTATGGAATCGATACCGCTGAAGTGACCATGATGCTGCGCGAACTGCTGCATCTGGTCGGCATCGGTATTAACTGGATCCTGGAGCCGGTTTCCAACTCCAACCGGACCGGTAACCATATGGGACTGCAACCTCATACTTTTAAGGATAACGCCGAATTTCTGGTGGACGATGTTGAGAATCTTACCGGCGTCAGACCTAATGTCACCTTCAACCGGAAGGGTGCAGAGATCCTTTTTATAACACCATCGGCAGATGTTTTCGCTGAACCGGGACTCTATACCGCCATGGGCTACATGATTCTCTTTGAAGCGATCGGTCTTGATTATACCTGGTCGACCTATGCTTCCGAGGGTGGCAATTTCGGGCTGTTCACCAGCAATGAAACCATGAAGAAACTCAACGCCAAGATGTACGCGGAAGCTGAGCGTCTCGGCGTAAAATACATTATCGGCGGTGAGTGCGGTCACATGTGGAGGGTGCTCCATCAGTATATGGATACCATGAACGGCCCTGCTGATTTTCTCGAAATGCCTGTTTCACCAATAACAGGAACGGTTTTCAATAATGCCGCTTCCACTAAGATGGTGCATATCAGCGAGTTTACCGCCGATCTCATCAAGCACAACAAACTTAAGCTCGATAAGAGCCGCAACAGTCATCTCAAGGCAACCTACCATGACTCATGCAACCCGGCACGGGCCATGGGATTGATGGACGAGCCCCGCTATATCCTTGATCATGTTGTCGATTGGGTTGAGATGCCCGAGAACACCATCCGCGAGCAGACTTTCTGCTGCGGTTCGGGAACAGGATTGAACACCGATGAAATCATGGAACTCAGGATGCGTGCAGGTCTGCCTCGAGCCAATGCTGTAAAATATGTTCAGGAAAAACATGCGGTCAATATGCTTTCCTGTGTCTGCGCAATTGACAGAGCGACGCTTACCTCACTCATGGACTATTGGAATCCGGGTGTTGGTGTATGCGGTATATCTGAGCTTGTCGGCAATGCAATTGTACAAGAAGGTGAAACACGAGGTGAGGAGTTGGATGAAGGCCTTCGGACCTTGGTCTAATCCTGCACTTAAAGGAGTATAGTAATGTATAACAAAGGAACTATCATTGCCGGACTGTTAATATTCGTCGCCCTTGTTACCTCACCCATCTGGTACAACGGTCTCGAAGCAGGTCCCCTGCCGAAACCTGAACTGCCTCCCGGCGGCGAAGAGAAATGCATTAGACCGGCTTCGGAGATGAGAGATATTCACATGAGTCTGCTCAATGAATGGCGCGACGAAGTACTACGGGATGGTGAACGAGTCAGCATCACCGTTGACGGCAAAGAGTATCGCAAAGGGTTGCAATTGGCATGCATGCAGTGCCATAGCAATAAAGAGAAGTTCTGCGACACCTGTCACGAATACACATCTGTACAGCCATACTGCTGGGATTGTCATCTGACCCCCACAGAGGCAGCATCGAAGGAGACGCTCTAATGGATAAGCAACGAAGAAAATTCCTGAAATTTGCCGGCGCTACAGCACTTGCCGGCGTCAGCGCCCCCGCGGTTGTCAAATTGACATCCACGCCTTCTTTTGCAGCAGACGGGCATGGTGCGGCAGCTGGTGCAAACACGGATACCCACGGCAGTGAGGTTCAGCCCACAGGTATCAGATACGGTATGGTTATAAATATGCGGAAGCTCTACGGTGATGCAGAACTGCTGGACAAGGCAATAGATGCCTGTCATAAGGTTCATAATGTACCGCATTTCGAAGATCCGAAGAATCAGATTAAATGGATCTGGAAGGCGCCCTTTGAAAATGCCTTCCCGGAGCATTCCAACTATCACATTTCAGAGACAACCGAAAAAAATGATTATCTCGTACTCTGCAATCACTGCGATAATCCTCCCTGTGTACGGGTATGCCCAACCAAGGCAACTTTCAAACTTGAAAACGGCGTCGTGGCCATGGACTATCACAGGTGTATCGGCTGTCGTTTTTGCATGATGGGCTGTCCTTACGGTGCACGAAGTTTCAACTGGTTTAATCCACGGGACCACATAAAGGCATATAATCCTGACTTCGCGAGCCGCACACGAGGTGTTGTCGAGAAGTGCAATTTTTGCTCGGAGAGGCTGGCACTTGGTCTTGAACCCGCTTGTGTCGAGGCGGTCAAAGAGACAGGAGCACTTGTCTTTGGCGATCTGAACGATCCTCATTCCGAGATTCGTCAGATCCTGGATAAGGAACATACGATCCAACGGAAGCCTTCCCTTGGAACTAAACCGTCGATCTTTTATATAGTGTGAGGATGTTATGATTGAAAAAGCGCTCAGAGGCAAACCGGCTTACTGGATGTGGCTCGCCGTACTAGGCGTGTTTATAGCCATCGGAGCAGTTTGCTATTTAAGACAGTTCATGCTGGGTCTCGGTCTTACAGGTATGGGGAGGGATCTTGCCTGGGGATTATATATTTCTCAGTTTACGTTCCTGGTAGGTGTTGCAGCGGGAGGATTAATGCTCGTCCTGCCGTATTATGTTCATAACTACAAAGCCTTCGGCCGTATCACCATCCTTGGTGAGTTTTTGGCTATATCCGCGCTGTTGATGTG is part of the Desulfopila inferna genome and encodes:
- a CDS encoding carboxy terminal-processing peptidase, producing MVFVRLFCYVFLKSRTFSSPNYYSERCSFSIKYTMTIIKQIKTTSVACLALFLAATFSFAENGVDQKRNQLIGYMLYKQLPSLHFSDKKVDNELSQAAFDLFLKQLDYQKRFLLKEDIEELGKYALLIDDNLKSGNITLPDVGYDLLSRRIEQVKKIAADIMTGDFDTAKEEVYETDPEKLDYAVDEKELRERWRKILKAQVISRYLVLLEEQKEKGEKVKDAELWRQAKEKVDSRNGQFFTRLNQENLQDHYDRYFNAITRAFDPHTNYMPPSKKEDFDIHMRGSLEGIGALLREEDGFIKIVRIIPGSASARQGGLAAEDIVLEVAEGDDEPVEVTDMRLRDAVRLIRGPKGTEVRLTIKKPDGVVEVVPIIRDVVQIEETFVKSHVLESNEGGKIGYIKIPSFYRDFEMSRNGKVARNSTDDTREALRDMTKENVSGLILDLRDNGGGSLVDAVDITGLFLKSGPVVQVKNSFGTRKVLNDEDEELVYDGPLVVLVNLFSASASEILAAALQDYGRAVIVGGKHTHGKGTVQTIIDMNENIPLLNLRSYDDLGAMKVTIQKFYRINGGSTQFRGVEPDVVLPSLYEHLKSGEQYLDYSLPWDHVSPVPYFPYATGGIDLKKIQTKSSARIGQEEGLKIIAEEALKTKERVENTQISLKMEDMKREREESIRARETVGEHFQNYQQGQDEEFESLDPDEDQSEKDETEMLNELKEDAYIGEAIRVIDDILSKN
- a CDS encoding RsbRD N-terminal domain-containing protein — its product is MDLAEAFRNYREKIVGQWVDYTLSTYESSKFFRKEGDKFANPIGGVTKEALDALFLLLAKNAEPETFIAPLEKIMRIRAIQEFAPSQAVSPFHAVKHITRDVLAADKERCHLVKDLYDFDFAVDMAVLAAFDIYMECRERLYSVRIAEIQSGRNMYTDVGCPSALLRDREKEK
- the dsrM gene encoding sulfate reduction electron transfer complex DsrMKJOP subunit DsrM; this translates as MKYAFSFLAVIGLIVIAGLGSQIPGMPYLFGVALPYLALLIFLGGFIYRVVGWGKSPVPFSIQTTCGQAKSLDFIKRNKLEAPHTTSEVIARMALEVLTFRSLFRNTKSKMYDGPKITYESSKWLWLFGLIFHYSFLVIVLRHMRLFFNPVPAWISWLEFGDGIFQVGAPTWYMTDVLLVMAVAYLFGRRIWNTNIRYISLVNDYFPLVLIFGIAVTGILMRYFLRTDIDIVTIKQLAVGLVTFSPVIATEIGAIFYIHLFLVCVLLIYFPYSKLMHLGGVFLSPTRNMKNNSREVRHINPWNDPEIKPHSYAAYEDEFREYMVEAGIPVEKELPPQKDEEVIN
- the dsrK gene encoding sulfate reduction electron transfer complex DsrMKJOP subunit DsrK, whose protein sequence is MAVPKLEQLSKSVVQGPSLVTGAVPARGWMDTPAVFKPGNFAYPAKADKVEYLNSQKGLNFPNAREWSPEDDDWKLPENWEEIILNGLKERLDKFRSLKIFMDCCVRCGACADKCHFFLGTGDPKNMPVLRAELLRSVYRNNFTLAGKIMGKMLGNREMTAGVLKEWFMYSYQCTECRRCSVFCPYGIDTAEVTMMLRELLHLVGIGINWILEPVSNSNRTGNHMGLQPHTFKDNAEFLVDDVENLTGVRPNVTFNRKGAEILFITPSADVFAEPGLYTAMGYMILFEAIGLDYTWSTYASEGGNFGLFTSNETMKKLNAKMYAEAERLGVKYIIGGECGHMWRVLHQYMDTMNGPADFLEMPVSPITGTVFNNAASTKMVHISEFTADLIKHNKLKLDKSRNSHLKATYHDSCNPARAMGLMDEPRYILDHVVDWVEMPENTIREQTFCCGSGTGLNTDEIMELRMRAGLPRANAVKYVQEKHAVNMLSCVCAIDRATLTSLMDYWNPGVGVCGISELVGNAIVQEGETRGEELDEGLRTLV
- the dsrJ gene encoding sulfate reduction electron transfer complex DsrMKJOP subunit DsrJ; protein product: MYNKGTIIAGLLIFVALVTSPIWYNGLEAGPLPKPELPPGGEEKCIRPASEMRDIHMSLLNEWRDEVLRDGERVSITVDGKEYRKGLQLACMQCHSNKEKFCDTCHEYTSVQPYCWDCHLTPTEAASKETL
- the dsrO gene encoding sulfate reduction electron transfer complex DsrMKJOP subunit DsrO produces the protein MDKQRRKFLKFAGATALAGVSAPAVVKLTSTPSFAADGHGAAAGANTDTHGSEVQPTGIRYGMVINMRKLYGDAELLDKAIDACHKVHNVPHFEDPKNQIKWIWKAPFENAFPEHSNYHISETTEKNDYLVLCNHCDNPPCVRVCPTKATFKLENGVVAMDYHRCIGCRFCMMGCPYGARSFNWFNPRDHIKAYNPDFASRTRGVVEKCNFCSERLALGLEPACVEAVKETGALVFGDLNDPHSEIRQILDKEHTIQRKPSLGTKPSIFYIV